From a region of the Rouxiella sp. S1S-2 genome:
- a CDS encoding ABC-F family ATP-binding cassette domain-containing protein — translation MSTLLSAQSVSYETPFGPLLTEISFNLKKGDRVGLIGHNGSGKSTFINLLNGNLSPTSGRVTRAGHCLLATIEQHLPESLKSRPLLEVINERLPESQRISESWRAEKLLATLDFAPSSWSQAVSTLSGGQHTRLMLARALILEPDLLLLDEPGNHLDLPTLLWLGDFLRQWNGSFILVSHDAVLLDSLTNSTWILRDKTLHYFGLSCSEARAALAHRDKTDAERHNAEQREIDRVEKSANRLAMWGKVYDNEGLARKAKQMEKQVDRMKDDQTQMAAANAWRLQLLGERLDADRVLALTELNVCPAKDAAPLFSLQNLQIKSGDRIAIMGRNGCGKSSMLRLLWRSIGDGELGVNWHPRAEVGYYDQSLQQLRDDDTLSEALSAFAPLTEEQRKRALIGAGFPYVRHQQRVGVLSGGERSRLLFVGLTLAKYSLLLLDEPTNHLDMEGKEELAETLREFTGAVLLVSHDRALIENSCNRFWLVHENRLEEWYQLEPVYGLLSGKTTVQGAMSAESGYKLPHLVEADAPMSNEDLLLARLCELEQRLESELMRKAKHQKPALQQQIRLDIERVMQQLGIE, via the coding sequence ATGAGCACATTACTATCAGCCCAATCTGTCTCCTATGAGACGCCGTTCGGTCCTCTGCTGACTGAGATTTCGTTCAATCTTAAAAAGGGCGATCGCGTTGGCTTAATCGGCCACAATGGCAGCGGGAAAAGTACCTTTATCAATCTTCTCAATGGCAATTTATCTCCGACCTCAGGCAGAGTAACGCGCGCGGGTCACTGCCTGTTGGCAACCATTGAACAGCATCTGCCTGAATCTTTAAAATCCCGCCCGCTGCTTGAGGTTATTAATGAGCGTCTGCCTGAAAGTCAGCGTATCAGCGAAAGTTGGCGCGCCGAAAAACTGCTCGCCACGCTAGACTTTGCTCCCTCAAGCTGGTCACAGGCGGTATCAACGCTGAGTGGCGGACAGCATACGCGTTTGATGCTGGCGCGCGCGCTGATCCTCGAACCTGATCTGCTGCTGCTCGATGAACCCGGTAATCATCTGGATTTGCCCACGCTGCTGTGGCTGGGTGATTTTCTACGGCAGTGGAACGGCAGCTTTATCTTGGTTTCCCACGACGCGGTTCTGCTCGACAGTCTGACTAATAGCACCTGGATCCTGCGTGATAAAACGCTGCACTACTTTGGATTGAGTTGCAGCGAGGCGAGAGCCGCCTTGGCGCATCGCGATAAAACTGATGCCGAACGGCATAACGCCGAACAGCGCGAAATAGACAGAGTGGAGAAGAGTGCAAACCGTCTGGCGATGTGGGGCAAGGTTTATGACAACGAAGGCCTTGCGCGCAAAGCTAAACAGATGGAGAAGCAGGTCGACCGAATGAAGGATGACCAAACGCAGATGGCCGCGGCCAATGCGTGGCGACTGCAGCTGTTGGGTGAACGCCTGGACGCCGACCGCGTGCTGGCGCTCACCGAACTGAACGTTTGCCCCGCTAAAGACGCAGCGCCGCTGTTTTCACTGCAAAATTTGCAGATTAAAAGCGGCGACCGTATTGCGATTATGGGCCGCAACGGCTGTGGGAAATCCTCAATGTTGCGTCTGCTGTGGCGTTCAATTGGTGACGGTGAACTGGGCGTAAACTGGCACCCTCGCGCCGAGGTGGGCTATTACGACCAGAGCCTTCAGCAGTTGCGCGACGACGACACTCTCAGTGAGGCGTTAAGCGCCTTTGCGCCGTTAACCGAAGAACAGCGGAAGAGGGCACTGATTGGTGCCGGTTTCCCTTATGTGCGTCATCAGCAGCGGGTGGGCGTTTTGAGCGGTGGTGAACGCTCGCGCCTGCTGTTTGTTGGGCTGACGCTGGCGAAATACTCGCTGTTGTTGCTCGATGAACCCACCAACCACCTCGACATGGAGGGCAAGGAGGAACTGGCCGAGACGCTGCGTGAGTTTACCGGCGCAGTGCTGCTGGTAAGTCACGACAGGGCACTGATTGAAAACAGCTGTAATCGTTTTTGGTTAGTGCATGAGAACAGGCTTGAAGAGTGGTATCAGCTTGAGCCGGTTTATGGACTGCTCAGTGGAAAAACCACCGTGCAGGGTGCGATGTCTGCCGAGTCTGGCTATAAGCTGCCACACCTGGTTGAGGCGGATGCGCCGATGTCTAATGAAGATTTGCTGTTGGCACGACTCTGCGAGCTTGAGCAGCGACTGGAGAGTGAGCTGATGCGCAAGGCGAAACATCAGAAGCCCGCCTTGCAGCAGCAAATTCGCCTCGATATTGAACGCGTTATGCAGCAACTGGGTATCGAATAG
- a CDS encoding VOC family protein: MEKKTIAQDQIRDRFSKAMSRMYQQEVPQYGTLLEIVKETNAHYLSQNPATFATEEQSLALNRLDVERHGAIRLGSARELTTMKDLFAVMGMSAVGYYDLSAAGVPVHSTAFRPVSDAALQINPFRVFTSLLRLELIDNLELREKARQILAAREIFSPRVRELIALSKKQAGLDDAEANEFVIEALKTFRWHSEALVDLETYTALLEHHRLIADVVCFKGPHINHLTPRTLDIDTVQHKMPDYGITPKEVIEGPPRRRVPILLRQTSFKALSEKITFIDSAQGKHTARFGEIEQRGLALTPQGRALYDKLLLEASSSNTAKDNDSHQRHFDAIFTAFPDEIEPLRCQGLGYFRYSLSAGAVIPQDQRAPEHLDALIEQGIVVVTPIIYEDFLPVSAAGIFQSNLGTEKGHVSAGNPNKAAFESALGAAVIDEFSLYETIQTQSINQLFEHDVRA, translated from the coding sequence ATGGAAAAAAAAACGATTGCTCAAGACCAAATCCGTGACCGTTTTTCCAAAGCCATGTCACGCATGTATCAGCAGGAAGTGCCTCAGTACGGCACGTTGCTGGAAATTGTTAAAGAAACCAACGCGCATTATTTGAGTCAAAACCCCGCTACTTTTGCCACCGAAGAGCAATCCTTGGCGCTAAACCGGCTCGACGTGGAAAGGCACGGTGCAATTCGCCTGGGCAGTGCTCGAGAACTGACCACCATGAAGGACTTGTTCGCAGTGATGGGCATGTCGGCGGTGGGTTATTACGATTTATCAGCAGCCGGTGTGCCGGTGCACTCCACGGCGTTTCGCCCGGTAAGCGACGCGGCGCTGCAGATTAACCCTTTCCGGGTATTCACCTCGCTGCTGCGTCTTGAGCTGATTGATAATCTTGAGCTTAGAGAAAAAGCGCGCCAGATATTGGCGGCGAGAGAAATATTTTCCCCACGCGTACGCGAGCTGATTGCGCTCAGCAAGAAGCAGGCTGGACTCGACGATGCAGAGGCCAACGAGTTCGTCATCGAAGCACTGAAAACCTTCCGCTGGCACAGTGAGGCGTTGGTAGACCTCGAAACGTATACTGCGCTGCTCGAGCATCATCGTCTGATTGCCGACGTGGTGTGTTTTAAGGGGCCGCACATTAATCACCTCACGCCACGAACGCTGGATATCGATACGGTGCAGCATAAAATGCCCGACTACGGCATCACGCCAAAAGAGGTGATCGAAGGGCCGCCCCGCCGCCGCGTGCCAATTTTGCTGCGTCAAACCAGCTTCAAGGCGCTCAGCGAAAAAATCACTTTCATCGACTCGGCGCAGGGCAAACATACTGCTCGGTTTGGCGAAATTGAACAGCGTGGGCTGGCACTGACGCCTCAAGGCCGCGCACTGTATGACAAACTGCTGCTTGAGGCTTCGTCATCTAACACCGCGAAAGATAACGACAGCCATCAGCGTCATTTCGACGCGATTTTTACTGCCTTTCCCGACGAGATTGAGCCACTGCGTTGCCAGGGGTTAGGCTATTTCCGCTATTCCTTGAGTGCTGGTGCAGTCATTCCACAAGACCAACGCGCTCCCGAGCATCTTGACGCACTGATCGAACAGGGTATCGTTGTGGTTACACCGATTATTTATGAAGACTTTTTACCGGTCAGCGCCGCGGGCATTTTCCAGTCCAATCTCGGCACAGAGAAAGGCCACGTCAGCGCCGGAAACCCTAATAAAGCGGCGTTCGAGTCCGCACTGGGTGCTGCCGTTATCGACGAGTTTTCGCTGTATGAAACGATTCAAACGCAGTCAATAAACCAACTGTTTGAACACGACGTGCGGGCCTAA
- a CDS encoding SDR family oxidoreductase produces MTQQVALITGASRGIGRQVAEHFAQRGYSLILLARDPFGLEAAARSLPIQPHQQVQTIATDIGDAPAVAEKIAAALTNVSRLDVLVNAAGIFRPGSSQATLSDFSAMLDTNVTAVHHLCQLCIPALARSPKAHIFNLSSVSGIQAFGGIAGYAASKHALVGYSLSLSRELATQGIKVTVFCPDVVDTDMARGSGLESQQMIETLDICRAIEFVMSLSPAAMVEQLTIGRMRR; encoded by the coding sequence GTGACTCAACAAGTAGCGCTGATTACGGGGGCCAGTCGGGGCATTGGGCGACAGGTTGCCGAGCATTTTGCCCAACGGGGCTACAGTCTGATACTGTTGGCCCGTGATCCCTTTGGCCTTGAGGCCGCTGCCAGGTCGCTGCCCATTCAGCCCCATCAGCAGGTGCAAACCATTGCCACCGATATCGGTGATGCACCCGCCGTGGCAGAAAAGATTGCCGCCGCGCTGACTAATGTCTCTCGACTCGACGTGCTGGTGAATGCTGCAGGCATTTTTCGACCGGGATCCAGCCAGGCTACCTTGAGTGACTTTTCTGCCATGCTCGACACCAACGTCACGGCCGTTCATCATCTTTGCCAGCTTTGCATTCCAGCGCTGGCCCGTTCACCGAAGGCGCATATATTTAACCTCTCCTCGGTAAGCGGCATTCAGGCGTTTGGCGGCATTGCAGGCTACGCTGCCAGCAAGCACGCACTGGTTGGCTACAGCCTGTCGTTGAGTCGCGAACTTGCGACGCAGGGCATTAAAGTGACCGTGTTTTGCCCCGACGTGGTCGATACCGACATGGCCCGAGGCTCAGGCCTTGAGTCGCAGCAAATGATTGAAACCCTGGACATTTGTCGGGCTATAGAATTTGTCATGTCATTATCTCCGGCCGCCATGGTGGAACAACTGACGATCGGCCGCATGAGAAGATAA
- a CDS encoding energy-coupling factor ABC transporter ATP-binding protein — translation MLELKQVSHAFGERQVLNNISLQLNEKRIGVVGSNGCGKSTFARLLNGLLIPQQGEVIVDGLNTRDNGKAVRRKVGFVFQNPDNQIVFPIVEEDLAFGMKNLGLSKEVIRERIDATLARYDMESFRQHPSHLLSGGQKQLMAISGVLVMQPDYIVFDEPTTLLDLRNKKRIAQAINEMEQKTVVVSHDLEFLQDFERILVFEQGKIVIDDIPAVALPAYIRMMS, via the coding sequence ATGTTGGAACTAAAACAAGTCTCGCACGCGTTCGGCGAGCGTCAGGTATTGAACAATATTAGCCTGCAGCTCAATGAAAAACGCATTGGCGTCGTGGGTAGCAACGGCTGTGGCAAGAGCACATTTGCCCGTCTTCTCAACGGGTTGCTCATTCCGCAGCAGGGTGAGGTTATTGTTGATGGCCTGAACACCCGCGACAACGGAAAAGCCGTCAGGCGCAAAGTGGGGTTTGTGTTCCAGAATCCTGATAATCAGATTGTTTTTCCTATCGTTGAAGAGGACCTGGCGTTTGGCATGAAAAACCTCGGTCTGTCGAAAGAAGTGATCCGCGAACGTATTGATGCCACGCTGGCGCGTTACGACATGGAGTCTTTCAGGCAGCATCCTTCACACTTGCTCAGCGGCGGGCAAAAGCAGTTGATGGCGATTTCCGGCGTATTGGTGATGCAGCCTGATTATATCGTTTTTGATGAACCGACTACGCTGCTGGACCTGCGAAATAAAAAGCGTATTGCGCAGGCGATTAATGAGATGGAACAAAAAACCGTCGTGGTTTCTCACGATTTGGAGTTTTTGCAGGACTTCGAACGCATCCTGGTATTCGAACAGGGAAAAATAGTCATTGATGATATTCCCGCCGTCGCATTACCGGCCTATATCAGGATGATGTCATGA
- a CDS encoding energy-coupling factor transporter transmembrane protein EcfT, whose protein sequence is MTVSEYLPGNSLIHRMPPGLKILFLALLGTLLFVFPNMSFACATLAIIVLLYPLAGISFRVMLRQIRPLMAILVLLFLVQLFMVNWQSGTLVVVRLCALMLTASLITLTTRSSDMIDALEKRLSWLYFIGVNPAKISLALSLALRFIPVLAAITHDVREAQKARGLNNSVIAVAIPVIVRTLKMADSIAAALEARAYDPQSPYRTKKSSKNEKQNVD, encoded by the coding sequence ATGACAGTCAGTGAATACCTGCCGGGAAATTCGCTTATTCACCGAATGCCACCGGGGCTGAAAATTTTATTCTTAGCGCTGCTCGGCACGCTGCTTTTCGTATTTCCAAACATGTCGTTTGCCTGCGCCACGCTGGCGATTATTGTGCTGCTCTATCCGCTGGCCGGTATTTCATTTCGGGTCATGCTCAGGCAAATTAGGCCGCTTATGGCTATTTTGGTGCTGCTGTTTTTGGTTCAGCTATTTATGGTGAACTGGCAGTCCGGCACGCTGGTGGTGGTGCGCTTGTGCGCATTGATGCTAACCGCCTCACTGATCACGCTGACCACCCGCAGCTCAGACATGATAGACGCACTCGAAAAACGGCTGTCGTGGTTATATTTCATCGGCGTTAATCCGGCAAAAATCAGTCTTGCACTCTCACTGGCGCTGCGTTTTATTCCGGTTTTGGCGGCCATTACGCATGATGTGCGTGAGGCGCAAAAGGCGCGAGGCTTAAATAACAGCGTGATTGCTGTGGCTATTCCGGTCATTGTCCGCACGCTCAAAATGGCGGATAGTATTGCCGCGGCGCTCGAGGCGCGGGCCTACGATCCACAGTCTCCTTATAGAACCAAAAAATCCTCAAAAAACGAGAAACAGAATGTCGACTAA
- a CDS encoding biotin transporter BioY, translating to MSTKDIVYIALFAAITAAMGLFPAFTLPIIAVPITAQSMGPMLAGAIAGAKRGALAMVLFDLLVMIGLPLLAGGRGGLGIFLGPSGGFILAWPIAAWVIGYLYEKNIRSLTVAKEALFITLGGIVIIYSSGIPWIAAFAKISLSQAAIGAMGFIPGDIIKVILAVLIVRPVRKAYPTLESR from the coding sequence ATGTCGACTAAAGATATTGTTTATATTGCATTATTTGCAGCCATCACCGCCGCGATGGGGCTTTTCCCCGCCTTCACTCTGCCGATTATTGCCGTACCGATCACCGCACAGTCGATGGGACCGATGCTGGCCGGAGCCATTGCGGGTGCCAAGCGAGGCGCATTGGCGATGGTCCTTTTTGACCTGTTAGTGATGATTGGTCTGCCGCTGCTGGCCGGTGGACGCGGGGGGCTAGGGATATTTCTCGGCCCGAGCGGCGGGTTTATTCTCGCCTGGCCGATTGCCGCCTGGGTTATTGGCTATCTGTATGAAAAAAATATACGCTCGCTTACAGTAGCCAAAGAGGCGTTATTTATCACCCTCGGCGGGATTGTGATTATTTACTCGTCGGGCATTCCGTGGATTGCCGCATTTGCTAAGATATCACTTTCACAGGCGGCGATCGGCGCAATGGGCTTTATCCCAGGCGACATTATTAAAGTTATTCTTGCGGTGCTTATCGTCAGGCCGGTCAGAAAAGCCTACCCGACTTTAGAGAGCCGTTAG
- a CDS encoding zinc-dependent alcohol dehydrogenase family protein has product MKDKVVTRAIVREFGHIRDVLHLENVAQHDLARGDARVKMVYATINPSDIITISGAYRSRIAVPFVPGFEGVGVIEQSPLGSQLPVGQRVLPIGSMGNWQTYKDTRPEWCFTLPDFISDRQAVNSYVNPMTALLMLTEALDNKPGQRILINAANSAIGKMLIRLANNMGLTPIAVVRKPENVDIFDDCRLESVHNSSDPAYPQALAAIKRSGGVEAIFDCIGGDESLVFAEMLNLGGQFIHYGLLSGKPVPPQFWRSRPDIRFMNFHLRQWVHSQEKSAVQNKIDQVMGLIQRGVVHTEIATEFSLENISDAVEAALTHSSKGKILIRM; this is encoded by the coding sequence ATGAAAGATAAAGTGGTCACCAGAGCAATAGTCAGAGAGTTCGGTCATATCCGCGACGTTTTACATCTCGAAAATGTGGCGCAGCACGACCTTGCGCGAGGCGATGCTCGCGTTAAAATGGTCTATGCCACCATCAATCCTTCAGATATTATTACCATTTCTGGTGCCTACCGTTCACGTATTGCCGTGCCTTTTGTACCGGGTTTTGAAGGTGTTGGGGTGATTGAACAGTCACCGCTGGGGAGTCAACTGCCGGTCGGGCAAAGAGTGTTGCCGATAGGCAGCATGGGCAACTGGCAGACTTATAAAGATACGCGCCCCGAGTGGTGCTTTACGTTGCCGGATTTCATTAGTGACAGGCAGGCGGTGAACAGCTACGTGAACCCGATGACCGCGCTGCTGATGCTCACCGAGGCGCTGGACAATAAACCCGGACAGCGGATTTTGATTAACGCCGCGAACTCGGCGATCGGTAAAATGCTTATTCGCCTGGCCAATAATATGGGATTAACCCCGATAGCCGTGGTGCGCAAACCTGAAAACGTTGATATTTTCGACGACTGTCGGCTCGAGTCGGTGCATAATTCCAGCGATCCCGCTTATCCGCAGGCGTTAGCTGCCATTAAGCGCAGCGGCGGCGTGGAGGCTATTTTCGACTGTATCGGCGGTGACGAATCATTGGTATTTGCCGAAATGCTGAACCTTGGCGGACAATTTATTCACTATGGGCTGCTGTCAGGAAAACCTGTTCCCCCGCAGTTCTGGCGCTCACGACCGGATATTCGCTTTATGAATTTCCATTTGCGCCAGTGGGTGCACAGTCAGGAAAAATCGGCTGTACAAAATAAGATTGATCAGGTAATGGGGTTAATTCAGCGCGGCGTAGTGCACACTGAAATAGCCACGGAATTTAGCCTGGAGAATATTTCCGATGCTGTTGAAGCTGCATTGACGCATTCCAGCAAAGGCAAGATTTTGATTAGAATGTGA
- a CDS encoding thioesterase family protein, protein MNSHNETDSFRVSMRDIDLNGHVHNSVYLDYFEDAVVNQLRAHGMMQYFRPATSGVSYHVKKCEATFLHPLSVDDIITPVVYIEKLGNSSLIFNIKLAVKAQQVICAEGKLVWVCVNIDDNKPRPIPEETRTQLINKFTFIEAEGQQNKPLGENAHHAGSR, encoded by the coding sequence ATGAATAGCCATAATGAGACTGACTCGTTTCGAGTATCAATGCGCGATATTGATCTCAACGGGCACGTACATAATTCAGTCTATTTAGATTACTTCGAAGATGCCGTAGTTAATCAATTACGCGCCCACGGTATGATGCAGTATTTCCGCCCCGCCACTTCAGGCGTGTCCTATCATGTCAAAAAATGTGAGGCAACATTCCTCCATCCCCTGTCGGTTGACGATATTATTACACCTGTGGTTTATATTGAAAAACTGGGCAACAGCAGTTTGATTTTTAATATCAAACTTGCAGTCAAAGCCCAACAGGTAATTTGTGCCGAAGGAAAACTGGTCTGGGTCTGTGTAAATATTGATGACAATAAACCGCGTCCTATTCCCGAAGAGACGCGAACGCAGCTGATTAATAAATTTACCTTTATTGAGGCAGAAGGTCAGCAGAATAAACCTCTCGGGGAAAATGCGCATCATGCCGGTTCACGATAA
- a CDS encoding class I adenylate-forming enzyme family protein, with product MPVHDKVKYYALNKAAHTAVNIEEQTLSWQQLFQRALSIFAALVQDPDTEQTIAVALGNDLEFVPAWLAATANKNVCAVIDPQLPTEQLRDVLNRLSPRLILVKRAQTAIISLAKSLNIDSLPIEDVENLADAHLGFYEDAFVQDVNATTPFLINFTSGTTSTPKAFMRSRHSWRESFRNGQQIFDLATASSTLFPGPLFHGIGLYCLNESLDAGTSFYCMQKWQASKALEIILTHQVQRLVLVPTMLTAFARLESVDAPHFSSITHLLSAGAKLEMNHYRTARRLFPHARIQEYYGASELGFIAVSTLDDENVERQLPTVGLPFPEVSWSIRDEHGHPLAQNKPGFIYLTSAQVCSGYLWGDDGNAFKTESWGSTVRDIGYINPQGQLHVIGRSGDMVISGGNNIYLSEIESVLKSYPEVIEAVVLAVDDEYLGKKAIAFFESNILETDQLPALCRSQLAKYKIPAQFCKLDHWPLTPSGKIKRSVLEKMYINHEIK from the coding sequence ATGCCGGTTCACGATAAAGTTAAATATTACGCTTTAAATAAAGCGGCGCACACCGCCGTTAATATCGAGGAGCAAACCCTGAGCTGGCAGCAGTTGTTCCAGCGCGCGCTGTCAATATTTGCCGCCCTGGTACAAGATCCTGACACAGAACAGACTATCGCCGTGGCGTTGGGTAATGACCTGGAGTTTGTGCCTGCCTGGCTTGCCGCCACCGCCAACAAAAACGTGTGTGCGGTTATCGACCCCCAGTTACCTACCGAGCAACTGCGCGACGTGTTAAACCGACTTTCACCGCGCCTGATTCTGGTGAAGCGTGCGCAAACGGCAATTATTTCGCTGGCAAAAAGCCTAAACATTGACAGCCTGCCGATTGAGGACGTCGAAAACCTCGCCGACGCGCATCTTGGCTTTTATGAAGACGCCTTTGTGCAGGACGTAAACGCCACAACCCCTTTTCTGATTAACTTCACGTCGGGCACCACCAGCACGCCTAAGGCCTTTATGCGTTCTCGTCATTCATGGCGGGAAAGCTTTAGGAACGGTCAGCAGATTTTTGATTTAGCCACCGCATCTTCTACGCTGTTCCCCGGCCCGCTGTTTCACGGCATTGGCCTTTATTGCCTGAATGAATCACTGGATGCAGGCACCTCATTTTATTGTATGCAGAAATGGCAGGCGTCAAAGGCGCTTGAGATTATCCTGACACATCAGGTGCAGCGTCTGGTGCTGGTGCCGACCATGCTGACGGCTTTTGCACGCCTTGAATCGGTCGATGCACCGCATTTTTCAAGCATCACTCACCTGCTCAGCGCCGGTGCCAAGCTCGAAATGAACCACTACCGTACTGCACGCCGGCTTTTTCCCCATGCGCGTATTCAAGAATATTATGGCGCATCGGAACTGGGCTTTATTGCTGTTTCTACTCTGGATGATGAAAATGTCGAGCGCCAGCTGCCAACCGTCGGCCTGCCCTTTCCTGAGGTCAGTTGGTCGATTCGTGATGAGCACGGCCATCCTTTGGCGCAAAACAAACCCGGATTTATTTATCTGACCAGTGCGCAAGTCTGCTCGGGGTATTTGTGGGGCGACGACGGTAACGCCTTTAAAACCGAATCCTGGGGTTCTACCGTGCGCGACATCGGCTATATTAACCCGCAGGGCCAGCTGCACGTCATCGGTCGCAGCGGTGACATGGTGATAAGCGGGGGCAATAATATCTATCTTTCAGAAATTGAATCGGTGCTCAAATCTTACCCAGAGGTTATTGAAGCCGTCGTGCTGGCGGTAGATGATGAATATCTCGGCAAAAAGGCGATCGCCTTTTTCGAAAGTAATATTCTTGAAACCGATCAACTGCCTGCGCTTTGCCGGTCACAGTTGGCGAAATATAAAATCCCTGCCCAGTTCTGCAAGCTGGACCATTGGCCGCTGACGCCAAGCGGAAAAATCAAACGCAGCGTTCTGGAGAAAATGTACATCAATCATGAAATTAAATGA
- a CDS encoding thiolase family protein, which translates to MKLNDIALNYQPAPDGEPVIVEAYRTPVGKAYGMFATLPMEALLAPLFQKILSHSKIDAAQIDEVILGNATGGGGNIARLAALHAGLPQSVPAVTIDRQCGSGLEAIINACRLVQAGAGECFIAGGVESVSTAPWRVEKPTSLKQMPRFYARARFSPDEIGDPEMGFAAENVAVKCAISRQRQDNFALRSHQRAVEAIKNGLFTDEIVPVEVEGKPLGLDECPRHNASLSALEKLSPVFTEGGTVTAGNCCPLNDGASLVLIMSRKKAVEMGYTRGLRFVDACSAGVDPNLLGLGPVPATQKLLARQSALNIENISVIEFNEAFAAQVLGSIDALNIDENRINLQGGAIALGHPYGASGGIMVTRIFSQLIRQQSPETQANDSQFAMAMLGIAGGIGLSALFKAAEF; encoded by the coding sequence ATGAAATTAAATGACATCGCACTCAACTATCAGCCTGCGCCCGACGGTGAACCGGTTATCGTTGAAGCCTACCGCACACCGGTCGGCAAGGCCTACGGCATGTTTGCTACTCTACCGATGGAAGCGCTGCTTGCCCCGTTATTTCAAAAAATCCTCAGCCACTCAAAAATCGACGCAGCGCAAATAGATGAAGTCATTCTTGGCAATGCCACGGGCGGTGGCGGCAATATTGCAAGGCTGGCCGCCCTGCACGCCGGATTGCCGCAGTCGGTTCCGGCAGTCACTATAGACCGCCAGTGCGGTTCAGGACTTGAGGCGATTATCAACGCCTGTCGCCTGGTTCAGGCCGGTGCCGGTGAGTGTTTTATTGCCGGCGGCGTTGAAAGTGTCAGCACGGCGCCATGGCGGGTAGAAAAACCGACCAGCCTCAAGCAGATGCCGCGTTTTTATGCCCGAGCGCGATTCTCACCCGATGAAATCGGCGACCCAGAGATGGGCTTTGCGGCAGAAAACGTGGCGGTGAAATGTGCGATCAGTCGCCAGCGTCAGGATAATTTTGCATTGCGCAGCCACCAGCGCGCGGTCGAGGCTATCAAAAATGGCCTGTTTACAGACGAAATTGTGCCGGTTGAGGTTGAGGGCAAGCCGCTGGGCCTGGATGAGTGCCCGCGCCACAATGCCTCACTCAGCGCTCTGGAAAAGTTGTCGCCGGTGTTTACAGAAGGAGGAACGGTCACGGCGGGAAACTGCTGTCCTCTGAACGACGGTGCATCGTTAGTGCTGATCATGAGCCGTAAAAAGGCCGTCGAAATGGGTTATACCCGCGGCCTAAGATTTGTTGATGCCTGTAGCGCTGGTGTTGATCCCAACCTTTTGGGACTGGGTCCGGTGCCTGCCACGCAAAAACTGCTCGCCCGCCAATCGGCCCTGAATATAGAAAATATCAGTGTTATTGAGTTCAACGAGGCCTTTGCTGCTCAGGTTCTGGGATCGATTGATGCCCTGAATATTGACGAAAACCGCATCAATCTGCAGGGCGGCGCGATTGCGCTCGGACATCCTTATGGCGCGTCGGGGGGAATTATGGTGACGCGAATTTTTAGCCAACTGATACGCCAGCAAAGCCCCGAGACGCAGGCTAATGACTCACAGTTTGCCATGGCCATGCTGGGCATCGCCGGGGGTATTGGGCTCAGCGCACTGTTTAAAGCCGCTGAGTTTTGA